One stretch of Anolis sagrei isolate rAnoSag1 chromosome 11, rAnoSag1.mat, whole genome shotgun sequence DNA includes these proteins:
- the TLCD1 gene encoding TLC domain-containing protein 1, which yields MPVWRWWAPPWARVLGSALAFGGLRWALRRLPLPAHVRLDATRTWRWRNLLVSFAHSVVAGLWAVVGIWRIPEGIFADLVHTSTPSGRLLMCVSAGYFIHDSLDIIVCHQSRASWEYLVHHAMAVSGLFSAIYLDRFVAAALVSLFVEVSNIFLTLRMMMRLGRLPFRALYEVNKYVNLGVYFLFRLFPQAYLTWYFARFVELRGQGLFLMVNLVLLDGMILVYFSRLLRTDFCPSARKDGPESERKFLND from the exons ATGCCTGTGTGGCGGTGGTGGGCCCCCCCGTGGGCGCGGGTGCTGGGCTCGGCGCTGGCCTTCGGGGGCCTCCGCTGGGCGCTGCGCCGCCTCCCGCTCCCGGCCCACGTCCGCCTGGACGCCACCCGCACCTGGCGCTGGAGGAACCTCCTCGTCTCCTTCGCACACTCCGTCGTCGCCGGGCTCTGGGCCGTCGTCGG gatCTGGCGGATACCAGAAGGAATCTTTGCAGACCTGGTCCACACCTCCACTCCTTCGGGGCGCTTGCTGATGTGCGTCTCGGCCG gTTATTTCATCCACGACTCCTTGGATATCATCGTCTGCCACCAGTCGCGCGCCTCCTGGGAGTACCTGGTCCACCATGCCATG GCCGTGTCGGGCTTGTTCTCGGCCATCTACCTGGACCGCTTTGTGGCGGCGGCCTTGGTCTCGCTCTTTGTGGAGGTGAGCAACATCTTCCTGACGCTGCGGATGATGATGCGCCTGGGACGCCTGCCCTTCCGCGCCCTCTACGAGGTCAACAAGTACGTCAACCTGGGCGTGTACTTCCTCTTCCGCCTCTTCCCGCAGGCCTACCTGACCTGGTACTTTGCCCGCTTTGTGGAGCTGCGCGGCCAGGGCCTCTTCCTCATGGTCAACCTGGTGCTCCTGGACGGCATGATCCTGGTCTACTTCTCCCGCCTCCTGCGCACGGACTTCTGCCCCAGCGCCCGCAAGGACGGGCCCGAGAGCGAGCGGAAGTTCCTCAACG